In Microbacterium enclense, one genomic interval encodes:
- a CDS encoding carbon-nitrogen hydrolase family protein, with protein MRIALAQVVAGADPAANLALITRETERAAADGADLVVFPEAMMCRFAGPDLTDVAQPLDAEWASTVRELAQRLGVTVVVGMFTPGATGDRVRNTLLVAGPADTAYDKIHLYDAFGYRESDAVEPGDRPVTFELGGVRVGLATCYDVRFPELFRALADAGAQVTLVCASWGSGAGKREHWELLTRARALDTTTVIVAVGQADPLTVGRDDGVGAPTGIGYSGVIGADGFDLLRLDDAPATVVFDVDEAIAALPGIRSRLPVLANGGRI; from the coding sequence ATGCGCATCGCACTCGCCCAGGTCGTCGCGGGCGCCGATCCCGCCGCCAACCTCGCGCTGATCACGCGCGAAACAGAACGCGCCGCCGCGGACGGCGCCGATCTGGTCGTGTTCCCCGAAGCGATGATGTGCCGGTTCGCCGGACCCGATCTGACCGACGTGGCGCAGCCGCTCGACGCGGAGTGGGCGAGCACCGTGCGCGAGCTCGCGCAGCGTCTGGGCGTGACGGTGGTGGTGGGAATGTTCACCCCCGGCGCCACGGGCGACCGGGTACGGAACACGCTGCTCGTCGCGGGACCCGCTGACACCGCGTACGACAAGATCCACCTGTACGACGCGTTCGGCTACCGAGAGTCCGACGCCGTCGAGCCCGGCGATCGGCCCGTGACCTTCGAGCTGGGCGGCGTGCGCGTCGGGCTGGCCACCTGCTACGACGTGCGCTTCCCCGAGCTGTTCCGCGCCCTGGCCGACGCCGGCGCGCAGGTCACGCTGGTGTGCGCGTCATGGGGCTCGGGCGCCGGCAAGCGAGAGCACTGGGAGCTTCTGACCCGCGCCCGGGCTCTCGACACCACCACCGTGATCGTGGCCGTGGGGCAAGCCGACCCGCTGACCGTGGGCCGCGACGACGGCGTGGGAGCGCCGACCGGCATCGGGTACAGCGGTGTCATCGGCGCCGACGGCTTCGACCTGCTCCGCCTCGACGACGCCCCCGCGACGGTGGTGTTCGACGTCGACGAGGCAATCGCGGCCCTCCCCGGGATCCGTTCCCGGCTCCCTGTCCTGGCGAACGGCGGGCGCATCTGA
- a CDS encoding GntR family transcriptional regulator, with protein MPSAAPQSGRDRALGHLRVLLTDPEVENGFISEQEVADAVGVSRTPVREALLILASEGLVHLEPRRGARVTPLTPRETAELMEMRGLIERFAVQRALFQDASPHEVLAEIMHRQDAVTAGLDRLSFDQARACIELDRQFHQTLVDAAGNSLLSRSYAGLRERQVRVGIAALGIGPSRWEAVAHEHGAIVEALRAGDQAAAEKAIDDHLSITLRTILTGV; from the coding sequence ATGCCTTCTGCTGCGCCGCAATCGGGTCGCGATCGTGCTCTCGGCCATCTTCGTGTGTTGTTGACCGACCCCGAGGTGGAGAACGGCTTCATCAGCGAACAGGAGGTCGCCGATGCGGTGGGTGTCTCGCGCACGCCGGTGCGCGAGGCCCTGTTGATCCTCGCCTCGGAGGGTCTCGTGCACCTCGAGCCGCGGCGAGGAGCGCGCGTCACGCCGCTCACCCCTCGCGAGACAGCGGAACTGATGGAGATGCGCGGTCTCATCGAGCGCTTCGCGGTGCAGCGGGCGCTCTTCCAGGACGCCTCCCCGCACGAGGTGCTCGCCGAGATCATGCACCGACAGGATGCCGTCACCGCGGGTCTCGACCGGTTGAGCTTCGATCAGGCGCGGGCCTGCATCGAACTCGACCGTCAGTTCCACCAGACGCTCGTGGACGCCGCCGGCAATTCGCTGTTGTCGCGCAGTTACGCCGGACTCCGTGAGCGCCAAGTGCGCGTCGGGATCGCCGCTCTCGGGATCGGCCCCTCGCGCTGGGAGGCCGTCGCTCACGAGCATGGCGCGATCGTCGAGGCCCTGCGGGCGGGGGACCAGGCGGCCGCCGAGAAGGCCATCGACGACCACCTGTCCATCACCCTGAGAACCATCCTGACGGGGGTCTAG
- a CDS encoding MFS transporter: MTNVRHGAPAGREHKRSLAKAYTASLTGTALEWYDFAVYSAAAAVVFPALFFPESDPLTGALLAFSTYAVGYLSRPVGGIVFGRLGDKIGRKRVLVITLLLVGVATFLIGVLPTYGAIGPAAAALLVLLRFAQGVGVGGEWGGAVLLSSEFGTPRRRGFWASAAQVGPPAGNLLANGVLAVLTLTLSDEQFLAWGWRVAFLLSAVLVAFGLWIRLALEDTPIFRAIEQSGDRPQAPIKDVFRLEGRGLLAAILCRLAPDILYAMFTVFTLTYGLTQLGMDRSQVLTATLVGSAFQLGLIPLAGWVSDLVNRRLLYAVAAVAAAVWPFVFFAMVGGGSQPLFVFGVVIGLAIHSFLYGPQAAFITEQFSPRLRYTGSSLAYTIAGVFGGALAPVIFTALLDATGSWVAPAIYLAVAAVLTVIGVLLGRNPQHAEDEEYLEVLAQKQAGA, translated from the coding sequence ATGACCAACGTTCGACACGGCGCACCGGCCGGCCGGGAGCACAAGCGCTCCCTCGCCAAGGCGTACACCGCCAGCCTCACCGGCACGGCTCTGGAGTGGTACGACTTCGCGGTCTACTCCGCTGCCGCCGCGGTGGTGTTCCCCGCGCTGTTCTTCCCCGAGAGCGACCCGCTCACCGGCGCACTCCTGGCCTTCTCGACGTATGCCGTCGGCTACCTGTCACGCCCCGTGGGCGGAATCGTCTTCGGACGACTCGGCGACAAGATCGGGCGCAAGAGGGTCCTCGTGATCACCCTGCTTCTCGTCGGCGTGGCCACATTCCTGATCGGCGTCCTGCCGACCTACGGCGCCATCGGACCCGCAGCCGCGGCCCTGCTGGTCCTCCTGCGCTTCGCGCAGGGCGTCGGCGTCGGCGGCGAGTGGGGCGGCGCCGTGCTGCTCTCCAGCGAGTTCGGCACCCCCCGACGCCGCGGCTTCTGGGCCTCGGCGGCGCAGGTCGGCCCCCCGGCGGGCAACCTCCTCGCCAACGGCGTTCTCGCGGTCCTGACCCTCACCCTCTCCGACGAGCAGTTCCTCGCATGGGGCTGGCGCGTCGCCTTCCTGCTGTCGGCGGTTCTCGTGGCCTTCGGCCTCTGGATCCGGCTCGCGCTCGAGGACACCCCGATCTTCCGCGCCATCGAACAATCCGGCGACCGCCCGCAGGCGCCGATCAAAGACGTCTTCCGCCTCGAGGGGCGCGGGCTGCTCGCCGCCATCCTGTGCCGACTCGCCCCCGACATCCTCTACGCGATGTTCACCGTGTTCACCCTGACCTATGGCCTGACGCAGCTGGGAATGGACCGCTCGCAGGTGCTCACCGCAACGCTGGTCGGCTCGGCTTTCCAGCTCGGGCTCATCCCTCTCGCAGGATGGGTGAGCGACCTGGTCAACCGGCGTCTGCTGTACGCCGTCGCCGCGGTCGCCGCGGCGGTGTGGCCGTTCGTGTTCTTCGCGATGGTGGGCGGTGGATCGCAACCGCTCTTCGTCTTCGGGGTGGTGATCGGCCTCGCGATCCACTCGTTCCTGTACGGCCCGCAGGCGGCCTTCATCACGGAGCAGTTCAGCCCGCGTTTGCGGTACACGGGATCGTCGCTGGCGTACACGATCGCGGGTGTGTTCGGCGGGGCACTGGCGCCCGTGATCTTCACGGCGCTGCTCGACGCCACCGGCAGCTGGGTGGCACCGGCGATCTACCTCGCCGTGGCGGCGGTGCTGACCGTCATCGGAGTGCTCCTCGGGCGCAATCCGCAGCACGCCGAGGACGAGGAGTATCTCGAGGTGCTGGCCCAGAAGCAGGCCGGCGCCTAG
- a CDS encoding DUF2848 domain-containing protein — protein MTALEFEIIGEDTLVTVDVQHLYNAGYAGRDQAAVRHHIDELAELGVPAPATTPSLYPVSSYLARQSDGVEAQHERTSGEAEWGIVVAGPSVDDVLLTVACDHTDRALEVHGVAWSKNAGPDMLGRRAWRLSSLGERVDDLRLRAWVGADRTLIQDGRAGDLLSPNYWLDVLAERGEREAGVVLISGTIPMIAGVDQFSDRWEVELLDEATGEAAVVRYDVARMPAPIG, from the coding sequence GTGACCGCTCTGGAGTTCGAGATCATCGGCGAGGACACCCTCGTGACCGTCGACGTGCAGCACCTCTACAACGCCGGATACGCCGGGCGCGACCAGGCGGCCGTGCGTCACCACATCGACGAGCTCGCCGAGCTCGGGGTGCCGGCGCCCGCCACGACGCCGTCGCTGTACCCGGTGTCGTCCTACCTCGCCCGTCAGAGCGACGGCGTCGAGGCGCAACACGAACGCACCTCGGGCGAAGCGGAGTGGGGCATCGTCGTTGCCGGTCCGTCCGTCGACGACGTCCTGCTGACCGTGGCATGCGACCACACCGACCGCGCCCTCGAGGTGCACGGAGTCGCCTGGAGCAAGAACGCGGGCCCGGACATGCTGGGACGGCGCGCCTGGAGGCTGTCGTCGCTGGGTGAGCGCGTCGATGACCTGCGCCTGCGCGCCTGGGTCGGCGCCGATCGGACCCTGATCCAGGATGGCCGCGCGGGAGACCTGCTGTCGCCGAACTACTGGCTCGACGTGCTCGCGGAGCGGGGCGAGCGCGAGGCGGGCGTCGTCCTCATCTCGGGCACGATTCCGATGATCGCCGGTGTCGACCAGTTCTCCGACCGCTGGGAGGTCGAACTGCTCGACGAGGCGACGGGCGAGGCCGCGGTGGTTCGCTACGACGTCGCGCGCATGCCCGCGCCCATCGGCTGA
- a CDS encoding chitobiase/beta-hexosaminidase C-terminal domain-containing protein produces the protein MRAPRPLRRWTALTTTGAVIASLAVAGSVSSAAADTTATVSIDTGTVVQDDFLGIGVNVIPSALMERSRGFGYSDADWAIDAERIATIRPKVARVWFQIDWMEPEKGVYTWDSDRMKAFYRYLDAFKAAGTDIELNFGWKVGSTVHDWFPIPGVDPWTSAPNDNAAYAASASALIDQLKNVRGYDNVKYLTYYNEPNGSWDFEAPGDQQAAYVQMAQAIHQRLVADGLRDEVEIWGPEETGAPAWTSYMAQNGGDAFDQYSFHTYGDSYGSVPASINARKSVAGGKPVNMSEFGWSDDNASGWDSGYANYVIAGANLGLHSLLVWQLNGTWTVDPDGDTNGTYNMWDALPLGLEPRKTFSSAGLLNRYIPAHSQVLQSTSSTADVRTAAFRDAAGEYTVLVESKGTAPTDLTVDFGGTAVNKDFHRVVYDNDVVPDENALLPTVSATVPAGTSFSDDLEAGYSFAIYTTAAPATQVRLGDVDPSVASGSTLQLTADVLDGAPGVTWSVDGTGNGSISSTGVFTPPVVDSERPIAVRATSTADPSSSAVARVTVTPQLTSSRVDPVQFDLDSGVYAGSEVLTLSTPTAGAQIRYTTDGSAPTASSTLYERPLILSESSTKLYRAAAFATGKQASGITSRLFKVGGVSQGPDGYTLCANEGGTCFFSGQQSVAFGGDGLFTYQAKTGPVSCDTATLGDPNPNGTQRCYVSPELPSSYPLVTLTNAGFEKPAGTKSKTGPFTNGWTFNSRSGIQNGQGPLGPPTPSEGQQVGYLKTDAGVQGTISQEAAFPAGEYQVVFALSGRSGYPAQSFDVLYDDTVIGSFTVGSTSSYETKRTPAFTSDGGRHTLTFRATAPSGDRTAFLDAVRIEAPVAPEPAQLQNTGFEAPATTGVKSAPFTEGWSFVGRSGIQHNGSAFGAPTAPEGTQTALLQSRDGQHGSFAQTLDMAAGDYTLSYQASRRPGYSAVQTIQVLVDGVVVDSFAPPTATFTAHTSPTFTVPAGDRQITFRGSAASGDATAFVDQVVLTPVP, from the coding sequence ATGAGAGCCCCCCGCCCCTTGCGCCGCTGGACGGCGCTGACGACCACCGGCGCGGTGATCGCCTCGCTCGCCGTCGCAGGCAGCGTGTCATCCGCCGCCGCCGACACCACCGCGACCGTCTCGATCGACACCGGCACCGTGGTGCAGGACGACTTCCTCGGCATCGGGGTGAACGTCATCCCCTCCGCTCTCATGGAGCGCTCGCGCGGCTTCGGGTACAGCGACGCGGACTGGGCGATCGATGCCGAACGCATCGCCACCATCCGCCCCAAGGTCGCCCGCGTCTGGTTCCAGATCGACTGGATGGAGCCGGAGAAGGGCGTCTACACGTGGGACAGCGACCGGATGAAGGCGTTCTACCGCTATCTCGACGCCTTCAAAGCGGCGGGCACCGACATCGAGCTCAACTTCGGGTGGAAGGTCGGCTCGACCGTCCACGACTGGTTCCCGATCCCGGGCGTCGACCCGTGGACGAGCGCGCCCAACGACAACGCCGCGTACGCGGCATCCGCCTCCGCCCTCATCGACCAGCTGAAGAACGTCCGCGGCTACGACAACGTCAAGTACCTCACGTACTACAACGAGCCCAATGGCAGTTGGGACTTCGAGGCTCCCGGCGACCAGCAGGCCGCATACGTGCAGATGGCTCAGGCCATCCATCAGCGCCTGGTGGCCGACGGCCTGCGCGACGAGGTCGAGATCTGGGGCCCGGAAGAGACCGGCGCGCCCGCCTGGACCAGCTACATGGCCCAGAACGGCGGCGACGCGTTCGACCAGTACAGCTTCCACACCTACGGCGACTCGTACGGCTCGGTGCCCGCCAGCATCAACGCCCGCAAGAGCGTCGCGGGCGGCAAGCCGGTGAACATGTCGGAGTTCGGCTGGTCCGACGACAACGCCAGCGGGTGGGACTCGGGCTACGCCAACTACGTGATCGCGGGCGCGAACCTCGGCCTGCACTCGTTGCTGGTGTGGCAGCTGAACGGCACGTGGACCGTCGACCCCGACGGCGACACCAACGGCACCTACAACATGTGGGACGCCCTCCCCCTCGGCCTCGAGCCGCGCAAGACGTTCTCGTCTGCGGGGCTCCTCAACCGCTACATCCCCGCGCACAGCCAGGTGCTGCAGTCGACATCGTCGACCGCGGATGTGCGCACGGCCGCCTTCCGAGACGCCGCGGGCGAATACACCGTGCTGGTTGAGTCCAAGGGAACCGCTCCGACCGACCTCACGGTCGACTTCGGCGGCACGGCGGTGAACAAGGACTTCCACCGCGTCGTGTACGACAACGACGTGGTGCCCGACGAGAACGCGCTGCTGCCGACCGTCTCGGCCACGGTTCCGGCGGGCACGAGCTTCTCCGACGACCTCGAAGCCGGCTACTCCTTCGCTATCTACACGACCGCAGCCCCCGCGACGCAGGTGCGTCTGGGCGACGTGGACCCGTCGGTCGCGTCAGGCTCGACGCTGCAGCTGACCGCCGACGTGCTCGACGGTGCGCCCGGCGTGACCTGGTCGGTCGACGGTACGGGCAACGGCTCGATCTCCAGCACCGGTGTCTTCACCCCGCCCGTCGTCGACTCCGAACGGCCGATCGCGGTGCGAGCGACCAGTACGGCCGACCCGTCGTCGTCGGCCGTCGCGCGGGTCACGGTGACCCCGCAACTCACGTCGAGCCGTGTCGACCCCGTGCAGTTCGACCTCGACAGCGGTGTGTACGCCGGGTCCGAGGTGCTGACCCTGTCGACGCCGACCGCGGGAGCGCAGATCCGCTACACCACCGATGGCTCGGCCCCCACGGCGAGCTCGACGCTGTACGAGCGACCGCTCATCCTCTCGGAGAGTTCGACGAAGCTGTACCGCGCCGCGGCCTTCGCCACCGGTAAGCAGGCCTCGGGCATCACCAGCCGGCTGTTCAAGGTCGGCGGGGTCTCCCAGGGTCCGGACGGGTACACCCTCTGCGCGAACGAGGGCGGAACGTGCTTCTTCTCCGGTCAGCAGAGCGTCGCCTTCGGCGGCGATGGACTGTTCACCTATCAGGCGAAGACAGGACCTGTCTCGTGCGACACCGCGACGCTCGGCGACCCGAACCCGAACGGCACGCAACGCTGCTACGTCAGCCCCGAGCTGCCGTCCTCGTACCCGCTGGTGACCCTCACGAACGCGGGCTTCGAGAAGCCCGCGGGCACGAAGTCCAAGACCGGACCCTTCACGAACGGGTGGACCTTCAACAGCCGCTCCGGCATCCAGAACGGCCAGGGCCCCCTCGGCCCCCCCACCCCGTCCGAGGGCCAGCAGGTCGGCTATCTGAAGACGGATGCCGGGGTCCAGGGCACCATCTCGCAGGAGGCGGCGTTCCCGGCCGGGGAGTACCAGGTCGTCTTCGCCCTCTCCGGCCGGTCGGGCTACCCCGCGCAGAGTTTCGACGTGCTCTACGACGACACCGTGATCGGCTCGTTCACGGTCGGCTCGACGAGCTCGTACGAGACCAAGCGGACTCCCGCCTTCACCTCCGACGGCGGCCGGCACACGCTGACGTTCCGTGCCACGGCACCGTCGGGAGACCGCACCGCGTTCCTGGACGCCGTACGCATCGAGGCCCCTGTCGCGCCGGAGCCGGCGCAGCTGCAGAACACGGGATTCGAGGCTCCCGCCACGACGGGCGTCAAGTCCGCTCCCTTCACCGAGGGATGGTCGTTCGTCGGGCGCAGCGGCATCCAGCACAACGGCAGCGCCTTCGGCGCCCCCACCGCACCGGAGGGGACGCAGACCGCCCTACTGCAGTCGCGCGACGGCCAGCACGGCTCGTTCGCGCAGACGCTCGACATGGCCGCGGGCGACTACACGCTCAGCTACCAGGCGTCGCGTCGCCCCGGGTACAGCGCGGTGCAGACGATCCAGGTGCTCGTGGACGGAGTGGTGGTCGACAGCTTCGCTCCTCCGACGGCGACGTTCACCGCGCACACCTCCCCCACGTTCACCGTGCCCGCGGGGGATCGCCAGATCACCTTCCGCGGCTCGGCGGCTTCGGGAGACGCGACGGCGTTCGTCGATCAGGTGGTGCTCACGCCGGTTCCCTGA
- a CDS encoding HAD-IA family hydrolase — MPSSCQIPDSLAVVVAGTAGSGKSTLGRAIAETLRAPLVDLDSVTTPLLDVLPESAVGGHWLTSPHAPAIRAGRYAALRATAADALSTAGRVVVVAPFTAELTGGVEWEDLRRALAPAEPYVVHVDGDPAVLASRRSSRGAARDAHRPETARVTPAIEVMTVDAELSTAQQLARVLPALGLRRPIPTDAAIFAREFDAVLFDLDGTLVDSTASVVRSWRRFAEHFDVPMEALHANHGQPARTLVGILLPHERHAEAIAHVTDLEVTDATGLAPIRGAAPFFASVPAARRAIVTSGSVPIASARLAAAGFDAPEVFVTVDDVVHGKPHPEPFLTAATRLGVDPRRCLVVEDAPAGIAAARAAGCTVLALTGTTAEEDLVAADLVIDGLDAVRLETTASGALRLVAS, encoded by the coding sequence ATGCCGTCGTCGTGTCAAATACCCGATTCGCTCGCCGTCGTCGTCGCCGGCACCGCGGGAAGCGGCAAGAGCACCCTGGGACGCGCCATTGCCGAGACCCTGCGCGCCCCGCTCGTCGATCTCGACAGCGTCACGACCCCCCTCCTCGACGTCCTCCCCGAAAGCGCCGTCGGCGGACACTGGCTCACCTCGCCGCACGCCCCCGCGATCCGTGCCGGACGCTACGCGGCGCTGCGCGCCACCGCGGCCGATGCCCTGTCCACCGCCGGTCGGGTCGTCGTCGTCGCCCCCTTCACCGCCGAGCTCACGGGCGGCGTCGAGTGGGAGGATCTGCGCCGCGCCCTGGCCCCCGCCGAACCGTACGTCGTCCACGTCGACGGCGACCCCGCCGTGCTGGCATCGCGGCGCTCGTCACGCGGGGCCGCGCGCGATGCACACCGCCCCGAGACGGCCCGCGTCACCCCTGCGATCGAGGTGATGACCGTCGACGCCGAGCTGTCGACCGCCCAGCAGCTCGCCCGCGTCCTCCCCGCACTCGGGCTCCGCCGCCCCATCCCGACCGACGCGGCGATCTTCGCACGCGAGTTCGATGCCGTGCTGTTCGACCTCGACGGCACGCTCGTGGACTCGACGGCGTCGGTCGTGCGGTCGTGGCGGCGCTTCGCCGAACACTTCGACGTGCCGATGGAAGCCCTGCACGCCAATCACGGACAGCCCGCGCGCACCCTCGTCGGCATCCTGCTCCCGCACGAGCGCCACGCCGAGGCGATCGCCCACGTCACCGACCTCGAGGTGACGGATGCCACGGGCCTCGCGCCCATCCGCGGCGCCGCCCCCTTCTTCGCCTCCGTGCCGGCCGCGCGTCGCGCGATCGTGACCTCGGGCTCGGTGCCGATCGCGAGCGCGCGGCTGGCCGCCGCAGGCTTCGACGCACCGGAGGTCTTCGTCACCGTGGACGACGTCGTCCACGGCAAACCCCACCCCGAACCGTTCCTCACGGCCGCCACGCGCCTGGGCGTCGATCCGCGACGCTGCCTCGTCGTCGAAGACGCCCCCGCCGGCATCGCCGCGGCCCGCGCCGCCGGGTGCACCGTGCTCGCCCTGACCGGCACGACAGCCGAAGAAGACCTCGTGGCCGCCGACCTCGTGATCGACGGACTGGATGCCGTGCGCCTCGAGACCACGGCATCCGGAGCCCTGCGCCTCGTCGCCTCCTGA
- a CDS encoding FGGY family carbohydrate kinase, translated as MRDTGDMISGSARLHGGIDLGSTAIKMLVIDDDGAEVAGAQVPTPWRVGQGGTTDIDAADLLAAVRALVDLVDAELLAVTSEPLASLAVAGMGETGILIDVDGEAVGPGFAWFDPRGLDQIDAFPAAVRDEFAGRTGLPLGAQVSVAKLAWLRDQGVELTGLRWLDLPEFVVAALGGDVALELSLASRTGLIDQDSGAAWPAMLDALGVSAALLPPLRGGGTPWGVASGAFGPRVDGAALTVAGHDHLVAAQANGTLDADGYHVSLGTAEVLLRVLDAPLGYDARQRLADALINEVRHVVPGKHVLVAGVKTGLLLRRVLHAAGISDRAGRDALDEAVMALPLDGELPPGAIEVRGARNDDGVFRLTLHTEASPAEIFGAALRHSNDEIARLIAAMDREVAPATHSTLTGGWAGMASVRRARAHALPDLILSAREQDVAYGAADVARRLVSASVPS; from the coding sequence ATGCGAGACACCGGTGACATGATCTCGGGGTCAGCGCGCCTGCACGGCGGCATCGACCTGGGCAGCACCGCGATCAAGATGCTCGTCATCGACGACGACGGTGCCGAGGTCGCCGGCGCCCAGGTGCCCACGCCGTGGCGCGTCGGACAGGGTGGGACGACCGACATCGACGCCGCGGACCTGCTCGCGGCTGTGCGCGCGCTCGTGGACCTCGTGGATGCCGAGCTGCTCGCTGTGACATCGGAGCCGCTGGCCTCGCTCGCGGTCGCCGGCATGGGGGAGACCGGCATCCTGATCGACGTCGACGGTGAGGCTGTCGGACCGGGCTTCGCGTGGTTCGATCCTCGTGGTCTCGACCAGATCGACGCGTTCCCCGCCGCCGTGCGCGACGAGTTCGCCGGACGCACGGGGCTCCCGCTCGGCGCGCAGGTGAGCGTCGCCAAGCTCGCGTGGCTGCGCGATCAGGGCGTCGAGCTGACGGGTCTCCGCTGGCTCGACCTCCCCGAATTCGTCGTCGCGGCGCTCGGAGGAGACGTCGCCCTCGAGCTCTCCCTCGCGTCGCGCACCGGGCTCATCGACCAGGACTCCGGCGCGGCGTGGCCCGCGATGCTCGACGCGCTCGGCGTCTCCGCTGCCCTGCTTCCTCCGCTGCGCGGGGGAGGAACGCCGTGGGGCGTGGCATCCGGGGCGTTCGGCCCACGCGTGGACGGGGCGGCCCTGACGGTCGCCGGTCACGACCATCTCGTCGCCGCCCAGGCCAACGGGACCCTGGATGCCGACGGCTACCACGTCTCCCTCGGCACCGCCGAAGTGCTGCTGCGCGTGCTGGACGCTCCCCTCGGATACGACGCCCGTCAGCGCCTCGCCGACGCCCTCATCAACGAGGTGCGCCACGTCGTTCCCGGCAAGCACGTTCTCGTCGCCGGGGTCAAGACGGGGCTGCTGTTGCGTCGGGTGCTGCACGCGGCCGGCATCAGCGACCGCGCGGGCCGCGACGCGCTGGACGAGGCGGTGATGGCGCTGCCTCTCGACGGCGAATTGCCACCCGGTGCGATCGAGGTGAGGGGCGCCCGCAACGACGACGGCGTCTTCCGCCTGACCCTGCACACTGAAGCCTCACCGGCCGAGATCTTCGGCGCGGCCCTTCGCCACAGCAACGACGAGATCGCCCGGCTCATCGCGGCCATGGACCGCGAGGTGGCACCGGCGACCCACTCCACGCTCACCGGCGGCTGGGCCGGAATGGCCTCCGTCCGCCGCGCGCGCGCCCACGCGCTGCCCGACCTCATCCTGTCCGCCCGCGAGCAGGACGTCGCGTACGGAGCCGCCGACGTGGCGCGTCGCCTCGTCTCGGCATCCGTCCCCTCCTGA
- a CDS encoding LacI family DNA-binding transcriptional regulator: MRDVAQRAGVSTKTVSRVFNDDPHVLPETRALVETAMRELNYVPNALATTFRAGRASVIGVAVPDVVDPFFAAIARSVEDTARRHGLSTLVTSLGEDPADERPALESLLGRQLTGLVIAPVGTDHSWLERWRGHTPIVFVDRAPAGLLTDTFTENDEAGAHLATTHLLSHGHRRIAYLGDMVHLSTETKRVEGWRRALREAGVEIDERLVASQVSDRESAASALAGLRALDEPPTAIFSANARSSMALVHVLRGAPMPFVGFGDFPMADTLTPSVTVIDQDPRRIGALAAERVFARLEPDAGLGLDEVTVIDVSLIERESCRL; encoded by the coding sequence ATGCGCGACGTCGCCCAGCGCGCGGGTGTGAGCACCAAGACCGTGTCGCGGGTGTTCAACGACGATCCGCACGTGCTGCCCGAGACCCGAGCCCTCGTCGAGACGGCGATGCGCGAGCTGAACTACGTGCCGAACGCCCTCGCGACCACCTTCCGCGCCGGTCGCGCGTCGGTGATCGGGGTCGCGGTGCCCGACGTCGTCGACCCGTTCTTCGCCGCGATCGCGCGATCGGTCGAAGACACCGCGCGCCGGCACGGTCTCTCCACCCTCGTCACGAGCCTCGGGGAAGATCCGGCGGACGAGCGTCCCGCGCTGGAGTCCTTGCTCGGGCGCCAGCTGACCGGCCTCGTCATCGCTCCCGTCGGCACCGATCACTCCTGGCTCGAGCGGTGGCGCGGTCACACCCCGATCGTGTTCGTCGACCGGGCTCCCGCGGGACTGCTCACCGACACCTTCACCGAGAACGACGAAGCCGGGGCCCACCTCGCCACGACCCATCTGCTCTCGCACGGGCACCGCCGCATCGCGTACCTCGGCGACATGGTCCACCTGTCCACCGAGACGAAGCGCGTGGAGGGCTGGCGCCGCGCCCTGCGCGAGGCCGGAGTCGAGATCGACGAACGTCTCGTGGCCTCGCAGGTCTCGGATCGCGAGTCTGCGGCATCCGCCCTCGCCGGTCTTCGTGCGCTCGACGAGCCGCCCACCGCGATCTTCTCGGCCAACGCCCGGTCGTCGATGGCGCTCGTGCACGTGCTGCGAGGTGCGCCGATGCCGTTCGTGGGGTTCGGCGACTTCCCCATGGCCGACACGCTCACCCCCTCGGTCACGGTGATCGACCAGGATCCGCGCCGCATCGGCGCGCTCGCCGCCGAGCGGGTGTTCGCGCGTCTCGAGCCCGACGCGGGCCTCGGTCTCGACGAGGTCACCGTCATCGACGTGTCGCTCATCGAGCGGGAGTCCTGCCGGCTCTGA